In the Candidatus Bathyarchaeia archaeon genome, GATAACCCAGTCGAAAGGTTCTGGAGCGTGAACACCAAAGATTTGTTGTATGCCTGGGGTGTAGAGTATGAATAGTTGTAGGGCGAAGGAGGAGAGTATTGCGTCGCAGATGTAGTTTGTTTTGAATAAGCCGTGACTTTTAAGACTGGTATTTGTAGGAACGTGAGGAAGTGCGATGGCGAGTTGATTAGGATCATGGCGGTTAGGAGTTGGGTGCGGGCTTCTAGGAGGTTGTATTCTCTGACCCAGGGTTGATGCAATAAAGTACACTAAGAGGAGTAGTGTTGAGAGAGTGCTGGGGATGCGACTAGAAGGTTAGATGTCGCGTGTGAAATGCTTCTTTGGTTTGCCGGGTTTGCGTTCCATGATGTCGGGGTCGCCGGGGTCTACGCCTAATGACGATTGAGGTGGGGTAAGCCGTCGGTGACTAGGTTCTCCAAAGCACTGCATCTGGCAGTAAACGCTATAGCGCACCTGCTGACTGTGGCAGGTCAGAGCCTGGAGTAACGTTGCGGCCAGGTTGGAACCAGGACGACGGCGATGAACATGACAAGTGTATATTCATGATGGTCACAGCAGCAAGTAAGTGATTATTTTTGATGTTATCATAAATTTTCCCTACTACCCTCCTTGACTGCTTTGACGATGCTAGCAAAATTATCATCCGCCAAAACCATGTCTGAGGCTTCTTTGGTGACTTCTGTGCCAGTGATGCCCATGGCTACGCCTATGTCTGCCATTTTCAGTGCTGGTGCATCGTTGACGCCGTCGCCAGTCATGGCTACAACTTGGTCTCTTTGCTTCCATGCTTGGACGATGCGCATTTTATGTTCAGGCGCAACTCGAGCATAGATGACTACGTTTTCTACGACTTGCTGGAGTTCTTGGTCGCTCATTTTTTCAAGTTCGGCGCCGGTGAGGACTTTGCTTTCAGTGTCGTTTTCGCCAACTAAGTTGAGTTCTTTGGCGACTGCTGTGGCGGTTAGTTTATGGT is a window encoding:
- a CDS encoding cation transporting ATPase C-terminal domain-containing protein; translation: MYFIASTLGQRIQPPRSPHPTPNRHDPNQLAIALPHVPTNTSLKSHGLFKTNYICDAILSSFALQLFILYTPGIQQIFGVHAPEPFDWVIAALFAGIVFAALEIGKYIASKRRKPNST